The Rhodobacteraceae bacterium LMO-JJ12 genome contains the following window.
TGTTTGGCCTGTTCTGCTGGTGTTCTTTCTGGTGGTCGGGGGGATTTACCTTGGCTGGTTCACACCGACGGAAGGTGCGGCGGTGGGCGCGTTTGGTACCGGGCTGATTGCCTTCCTCAACGGTGGGTTGCGCCGCGTGACGATCATCGAGAGTTTTCTCGCAACTGGTCGCTCAACCGCGATGATCTTTTTCATCGTGTTGGGCGCGGCGTTTTACAATGGCTTTCTGGCGCTCACCCAGGTGCCGCAGGAATTAGCCGAATTCGTTAGCGCGCTGGGCTATTCGCCTTGGGTGATTTTGGCGATTATCCTGTCGCTTTATCTTGTGTTTGGGTGTGTCATGGACAGCTTGAGCATGATCCTGCTGACCATTCCGATCTTCTTTCCGATCATCAGCCAGCTTGATTTCGGGATGACGCTGGAAGAGACCGCGATCTGGTTCGGGATCATTGTTCTGATCGTTGTCGAGGTCGGGCTGATCACGCCGCCGGTGGGGATGAACCTGTTTGTCATCAACTCGATGGATCGCACCACGCCGATGGTCGAGACCTATCGTGCGGTGATGTATTTCGTCGCCTCGGATATCGTGCGCGTGATCATCCTGATCGCGTTCCCGTCGATCACCCTGTTCTTGTTGCGCATATTGCATTGACGACAGACGGGTGTGGGGGCAGACTCGCTCCCTGCGTAGACTGAAAAGCTTACAAGGGGGCCGCTTCATCGCGGCCCCTTGCTTATATATTCCGAAAATGAGATATAACTTGCGAATCGAATGACTGGTAGTCGAAAGGGCGCGCCATGAGTGATGCAGCGGTTATAATGCCTGAGCGTGGATTGAAGCATTACCCCGTGCCGCTTTTCGGCATGGTGATGGGGTTGGCGGGGTTGGCGCTGGCCATGCATGCGGCTGAAAGCGCCTTTGGCTGGGGCGGGCAGATGTCGAACCTGTTTTATTGCTTCACCTGCGCCGTCTTTGTGCTGATCTCTGCCGGATACCTTGCCAAGATGGTGATCTATCCCGGCGCGGTGGTAGCGGAATGGCGTCATCCCGTACGGTTGAGCTTCTTCCCGGCGATAGCGATTTCGCTGTTGTTGTTGGCCACGGCGACGCTGGAGCGCAATATCGCTCTGGCCGGGGGGCTGTGGATGGCGGGTGCGGCGCTGCAATTCGTGCTGACGATTGCGGTGGTCAGTAACTGGATCGGCACGCGTAGCTTTCAGCATGGCATGCTCAACCCGGCCTGGTTCATTCCGGCGGTGGGCAATGTGATCGTGCCGATTGCGGGCGTGCCGTTGGGATTTGTCGAACTGAGTTGGTATTTCATGTCCGTTGGGCTGATCTTCTGGATCGTGCTGTTGACGCTGGTGATCAACCGGTTGGTGTTTCACGATCCGATGCCGTCGCGGTTGCAGCCGTCGCTGGTTATCCTGATCGCGCCGCCTGCGGTCGCATTCGTGGCGTGGCTGCGGCTCAATGGTGGAGAGATCGACCCGTTTGCGCAGATCCTGATCAACGGGTCGTATTTCTTTACGGCGCTTGTTTTGGTGCAATTGCCGCGCATCCTCAAGCTTGAGTTCGCAATCAGCTTCTGGGCGCTGAGCTTTCCGTTCGCTGCAGTGACGATCGCAAGTTTCCGTTTTGCGGCGCTGAGCGGGTCAGATATCCATCGGCTGATGGGTGGGGGGCTGTTGGCG
Protein-coding sequences here:
- a CDS encoding SLAC1 anion channel family protein, with translation MSDAAVIMPERGLKHYPVPLFGMVMGLAGLALAMHAAESAFGWGGQMSNLFYCFTCAVFVLISAGYLAKMVIYPGAVVAEWRHPVRLSFFPAIAISLLLLATATLERNIALAGGLWMAGAALQFVLTIAVVSNWIGTRSFQHGMLNPAWFIPAVGNVIVPIAGVPLGFVELSWYFMSVGLIFWIVLLTLVINRLVFHDPMPSRLQPSLVILIAPPAVAFVAWLRLNGGEIDPFAQILINGSYFFTALVLVQLPRILKLEFAISFWALSFPFAAVTIASFRFAALSGSDIHRLMGGGLLAVLCLIIVGLLVRTTKAAIDGKICISE